The region tattttaatgacacattttgatatgaaaaaattaattatatgcacaGCTGGAGCTATAAACATgtgttatattaattatatgtataaagAACCATGTATGGTTTCGTATAATACAGGGATGCGTTGGTTGACAGAGGTTTTAAGAGGTCATTGGAAACGAAGTGTTAACATGTTCGGGATGGACGCAACCACTTTGTTGAGTCTGTGCACTGAATTAGAAACGCACCATGACTTAAAACCGTCAAGAAGAATGAGCGTTATTGAAAAGGTGGCAATGTTTCTATTTACAATAGCAGTTGGGGCGTCAAATAGAAAAGTGCAGGAACGCTTTCAACATTCAGGTGAAACTATTAGTAGATGTTTTAAAGAAGTGCTTAAATCATTACGTTTGTTTGCTATGGAAGTCATAAAACTAGTAGATCCACAATTTACAAGCACACCAAGAGAAATTGCTATGAATCCAAGATTTATGCCACATTTCAAGGTTAgatgaatttttgtttaattaagttgTTCAAATGAATATGAAATATGCTATAAATGTTTATGAgtacttaatgtttttttggccTGTAGAATTGTGTTGGTGCAATTGATGGAACACATTTTCGTGCCTGCATACCATCTGCAAATTAAATTCcatatattggaaaaaaaaagtgtaccAACACAAAATGTCATGGCCGCTTGTAGTTTTGATATGCAATTCATGTTCGTGTAGGTAAGATGGGAAGGCAGTGCACATGATACACGTATTTTTCTTGAGGCTATTAACAATAGCAATATCAAATTTCCAAAACCTCCAGAAGGTTGTGATTTTGACTAAATTGAAGATTTCGTAATTGAaggaatataatatttttttttaagttctgtTATTAATTACCATGTTGTTATTATTTGTAGGAAAATACTATTTGGCTGATGCTGGATATCCAAACGAGTATGGGTATTTAGGTTCCTGCAAAGGCGAGAGGTATCACTTCTAAGAATTTAGGCGGCGTGGACAACTAAGTGGTCGGAAAGAAGTGTTTAATCGTGCACACTCGTCACTACGTAACGTGATCGAACGTTATTTTGGCGTATGGAAACAGAGGTggaaaattttgcaaaacatgtCTGCTTATCCATACAAAATACAAGTTGAGATTGTAATTGtatcaatgacactacataactatattagaaggagatcgcaaTATGATGCAGTTTTTTCTGAGTATGATTGCAACCCCAATTTAATTCCAGATGACTTTTTACCTGATATTGTTCAAGTTTCGGCCGTTCAAGGCTCACAAAGGCCTTCACGTATGGATTTTGTATGCGATGGAATTGCAAATAATTTGATGGAACAATAAAGGAGTACATTAAtgtataaggatatttcattttgttatgtAATCATAATTACGGAACACCTATGTTTtggaattatatatatgtattatgttcttttaattaattcaaatcaaatataaaacacaaactatattaaccaaacaaaaaaaactattttttttaaccacagttttatcAAACACAAAACTGCTTTTTTTCTAccacaatttcaaccacagttttttaaccaaacacaagaaattgctttttttttaaaccacaacttcaaccacaattttaaccaaacatcaacttttttttaaatcaacctcacaaaaagtactttttattaaactgcttttttcaaatcacaaccacaaaagctaccacaatactaaacacGCTTAACCTTATAGTTTTAttcgataataataaaaaaaacatatttatacaattaaaaaatatccattttattaatttagctcttcaaaatagtattttcacttaaaaatgcTCTTAGAGGCAAAAATTAAAGCACTAgtaacaatgttatttttttaatttttttgtttgttttaaatgcACAGTAAAATGACcacaatatttttgaattaaaattatctttgcttTAGgtcaaggggtttttttttgtcgttttcgctttttttttaattattaagtttGATCATGTGCAGTTTAGTATTTAGgcatgtataaaatattaattgatttaaaaaaattgattgcgAATGACATTCACACAAACATGCATGGTTGCTCTCACACTCTTAGGACAACACATACAAAGTCACCTGATGGTCAAAGTTGAGCTTTCACAACGGTGTTTTAATCCTCATGACATCACCTCTATTTATGAGTGACGCGTGTGACAAAAAAATGTTGGGTTTTGCGCTgatggtcatttttttttcttctttttactcCTCTTCTCGATATGCGTTGATGATTGTTTTGCGGTGATGGTCAATTTCAGAGCCTTTCCTACATATTTTCAAAGTGgcccattaaatttttttctttcaaatttggtccatattctttttattactatttattttattttaaataatctataaaattaaaattttctttcaatttaaccctcatttgatttttttacctatcaaatttggttcccttttttattgttaattttttttattcactctcttaattaaattattttttcaattgcatcccttaatgttttagttcattttattttatataagatttagtccctattcttttaattgttatttgttttgtttttaattattttttattagaactttcttttttgatttcattcattaatattttattaatcgGGATTTTGTTAACCTTTTGAGTTGCGGGTTTGAAAGATTGGATCAGGTtggcttaaatattttttcatgtccatttttacaattaattctTTCTGATTCCATCTTTTTGTGGTGctatttgttattgttgttgtatatTTTATGGTCACcatccaaaattttaaaaatttacatgaccACCCTTTTATATCCAAAACAcccctattttttattttaaaaattgaattgttaaattgaaaaaaatcaaaattatagaagaataatcatatttatttttggtagatgaacaatattaatttcattttgagTTCTTTGAATATCtttctatatttaattttcttatctatcctttttaaatagtaatcaaggatttttttatataaggagGTTTGTAGTTTTCTCTTAAATATAAAAGGGTTTGTTAACAAATACTCAAACTTTTAAATGCTGACTGTAATTTTATAATACAACAGAaagattattgtaatttatcatttctaatttatttcatgttatagttCTTCGAAAagtataataaagaaaaaagtaagAAGGTAAGATGGAGATATTTGATGAGGAAAAAAGCCAATGTTGAAAAAATAGaactatttaataatttatgagattataatgactaattaattaattataataaacaatAGGGATTAAGTTAAAATTAACTCAGCTTCAGCCTTCAGTCCCATAATGGGAGAAAAAAATGCCATTGGGATGCTACGGTGTCGTATCATGCACCGGCTATATATATATCGCTAAAAATTAACAGAGACTAGGGTTTtagcagggttttttttttttttttatcaatcttaaAACTGTCGATGGCGGATTCCTTGTCGGCGTCGGGGCGGAGCGCGGAGAAGGTGAGCCTTCAATCTCTCCAATCCAAAATGAAAATTGACCCAGAAGGTTACGAAACGGAGCTCGGCTTGGTTTACAACCAATTTAAGTCGGCTTTGGATCTTTTTCAACAGCAAGCAGCTCTCAGTTTCGCCTCCTCCTCCGGTGTCTGCGCTGACCCCACTATTTACAAGGACCTCAGTGACCGCGCCACTTTTTTGTCTCATGTTACACCTTTTTACCCGAAGCAGCTTGCTGAGTTCCCAGCTGAACTCGCTGAGTTTCTCAAATCGTCTGCTCGGACTCTGCCTTCGGGACTTCGGTGTCATGTTACTCAAGCGCTTATTCTACTGATTAATCGAGATGtatgatttttttgcttttttgaatTGCCCATTAATTTgtgataattattttctaattttgtggATTTGATTTGGTGTAATTTGTCGTTAGATGGTTGATATTAGTGAAACTCTAGCATTATTCATGGAGCTTCAAACACTGGGAGATAGGACATTGAGGAATTTGGCTTTTACTCATGTTGTTCATAGCATTAGGAGGATGAATAAGAAGCATAAAAATGAGGCTAAGAATCGGGCCCTTCAAAATATCCTCTTTTCCTTGCTACAGGTTTGTAATCTTTTGCTTGCTAGTATTATAATCTATCTTTGTGCATTTGTTGGTTTGCATTatcgtattattttttaatgttcacTTAGCAAGATGATGAAGCACGAGCGAAGAGAGCACTCATCACACTATGTGAGCTTCATCGAAGGAAGGTGTGGTTCGATGATAGAACTGCAAATTCAATTTGTATGGCATGTTTTCATTCATCATCAAGGTTAGCTTtcccccttttatttttttgaggtgGTTGCTATGGAACTTCTGCTTTccaatttttgaaatttgattgcCTTTGTCAGAATCATGATTGCTGCTCTGTCTTTTCTCCTCGATTATGAGAAGATTGAAGATAATGACAATGATGATAGTGATGCTTCAAGTGGCGAAGACGATCCAAATCCTCGAACAGCTCAAGTTGTCATTAGTAAAGAGTCTATTTATAAGGTTAGATACaccttatattttgttttttttgtttttttgaattctaGAGGCAGCCATTCTACAGTAACTAACAACAGCCACTATCATAATAGTCCACATGTTTAGTAACTTATTGCCAACTGGTTAAACAGTTAGTTTGTCTAGCAGAAAAAACTGAGCCACTAAGATGAACTTGAATCCCCTAGTTAACCCCTGACTTTCGTCATCCTACTCAATCTCACTATCTACCAAGAAAGAATAGCAAAATCATATATCCAGTAGCCAAACATCAcatgaaaccaacaccaaatcaGCCTTAACTTGTTTACAATCTTGGAACTCCAGTGTATCTAGATGTCTTCAGGTTCCAATCTACACAATCAATTTAAACGGGTATGTTACACAACCTCACCCTTTCTTGGCAGAACTGGTGTTGATACATTGAAGTAGGTGCCATATAATTCATCAATAACAGTTGAACAAATATGGTTAATTTACAGTATTTTGTTGCTGTTTTGTCAAAACCCCAGGCACACAATAAAGGTACTGTAGCtagcaagaagaaaaagaaagcaaaactgCAGCGGGCCATACGTAGCATGAAAAGGCAGCAAAGATTGTCATCAGAAAACAacaattcaaattattattcACCATTCAACCATCTTAAAGACGCACAGGTTTTCCTCTTTTCCTATAATTTACTGAGTGTAGTTCTACAGACTCTGAGCATTTTTATGTGGGATAAAGAGATTTTAGGATTTCATTTTGCTTGCAGGGGTTTGCTGAGAGGCTATTTTCTCGCCTTCAGACTTGCAATGAACGTTTTGAGGTGATTATGAAATCTTGGCTTTGGCAAAGTTTGTGGTGTGTCTGTTAGCATGCACACTTGCATCTTTTCTGTATTGTATGTTGGTATCACATAAATATACATGTGTGTCTGTGTATACCTTATTTTGAGTTCTGAAAAGTAACTGGAAGTGGGTTCATGGACAATGAGTAAAAAGAATGGAGAAAATGTTGGAACACTAGGGGTTATATTGAGATTCTTGTTCCCAAAAAGCTGCACtggcttttatatttttcagttaGATTTGTACATTTTTTATTGACGTCAAGCTCTGTTTAAACTTCAGGTCAAGATGATGATGTTGAAAGTAATTGCTCGAACTGTGGGGCTCCACCGcttgattttattaaacttttatccttttcttcagAAATATGTTCAGGTGTGCTATTAGAATGAATGAAAGTTATGCTGTTGGCCATGGAAATATGGCCACGGCCTTTCTTGTTACCCACTTTTCTTTGATCCTAAGGTGGTATTGTTATGTGCAGCCACACCAGCGTGACATCACAAATTTACTTGCAGCAGCTGTCCAGGCCTGTCATGATCTGGTAACATCcattttgattgattgaattCAATGCTGTGATCATAGATTTTTTCCTGTAAATTTATTCTCTTCAACTTCCATCCTCTTCTACTTCTATGTGATTCTTAGATTCTTCTCCTTGCTAACTCACTGTTTTTGCTGTACCAGGTGCCTCCTGATGCAGTTGAGCCATTATTCAAACAAATAGTAAATCAATTTGTACATGATCACTCGCGTCCTGAGGTATGATCACCAGCTGCTTTGCTACGACTGTATTCTAAAATTGTAAACTGTTTTTTCCTGTTGACTTTAGTTGCTTGTTCCAGGCCATTGCTGTTGGACTGAATGTGATCAGGGAAATATGCTTGCGTATACCTTTGGTAACTATAACTCAGTTGCCATTTTCTTTTTGACTACTTATTTCTGTTTCTTAAAATATTGATGAGATACgaagaaatatttttgtatgCTATTATTGTGCTTCCtctattagaatttttttttatggaaacatTAATCTCCTTTGTGATGTTGCATCTCTTTGCATGCATCAGTTCAAATACAAATATTCTCACATGTGAAGTTTACTTTTATTGACAAAGGTAATATTTTGCTTCTGTTTTCTAGTTGATGAATGAAGATTTACTGCAAGACCTTGTATTATACAAGAAATCTCATGAGAAGGCAGTTTCAATAGCTGCTCGTTCACTCATTACTTTATTCAGAGAGGTACTAGAACTGTGCGCCTCAATATGCTTCCTCTGTCCATGAGTACCGGGTTTTTGCAAGACATGCTTACAGGCACGACTAATACAGTGAGACTAATTGCTTCCTTTACTTCAGGTTTGTCCTTCTCTGCTGATTAAGAAAGATCGAGGTCGTCCCATTGACCCAAAAGCTAGGCCGAAGGCCTATGGAGAAGTCAATATTGTCAGCAGTGTTCCTGGTGTTGAGTTGTTAGAAGaacttgatgatgatgatgatgatgatgaagacaaGGAGGACAGCGATGATGTTGATGATTTGGCATCCCGTGGCTCTGATGATGATTCTGAAAATGAGGAGATGGTTTCTGCCAGTGATGAAGGAGATCAGATTTACAGTGATGATGCTGAAAGTGAGGATGGTGACGTGCAAGATGGCTCAGTTGATGAAGATGGTGATGATGCTGTAGACAATGACAGTGGTGGTGGTGAGGGGGAGGACGAGGATGAGGATCAGGATCAGGAGGAGAATGATGAAGACAGTTATGCGAGGGCTATCATAAATAAAGTTAACAAATCTACTGCTAGAAAGAGGAAGTTCTCTGATTTTGATGGGCAACTTCTAGCAGCTGATACAAGTTTGCGGGCTTTAAAGAAAATGACAGAAGAGAAGTTGAAGAAACCACCATCAGACTCTACAGATGGTATTCTTTCTAATGAAGACTTCCAAAGAATCAAGGAACTTACGGTATGTTAATAGGTTAACATTGATGTCAGTATTGATATATGCTAACCATGAAGTGTTTATTTGACATGTTTTTCATGCGCTAGGCCAAGAAGGATGCCAGGATTGCTTTAAATCGGCAAGGATTTAAGGTTCCAAGTTCTGATGATCTGAGTGCTAAGCGGGTGGATCCTGCTACACTTGAAGTAAGTCTTCTATTAGTTATTACTGATGAATAGTTTCGCTCGCAGTTGTGCCTAGATATGTGAACTAACTTAAATGTCTGTTTCAGGTCTCTTCTTAAAAGTTTTCCTCCTAGTTAAATGTTGCTTCTTAAGCAAGCGCCCACTCACGCGCGCGTGCACACATATATATTGATGAGCTCTAAGAGATATATAATTTGCTTTGTGGTTCCGTTTCGTAGGTTCATGTACGGGCGAGGCTAAACAAGGAAGAAAGATTAGCGCTGGTGAGAGCAGGGAGAGAGGATAGAGAGAGCTACAAATCTAGAATCGCCGTAAAACAGAAAAAGGTGCTCATTCATTTTTCATACGCTTACATTTTGGGGTCCAAGTCCTGAAATCCAATCCATCTTATTCTCAGTAATAGTTGATTCTGGCACAAACTTTAAAATAGATCTTTAAATCTTTCGGCGCATGTTCGGATATGTTCAAAGCATTAATGTTTTTATGTGATATGCTTGATTGTTTGACGAACTTCTTTCATGGTTTGTGCTGACAGACTGGCGGGCAGAGCAACAGGCAGAAAGAACACAAAAAGCAGATGCCTCTTGCTGCAAAAAGGGCCAAGGTAGCAAGGTCTCgacaagagaaaaagagaaagcaaaGCCTTTCTGGGAAGCAGTTCCGGGGGAAGAAAGCATGGAAATGATCAGAACCGTGTATTATCATGCCatgaagcattttttttatacatataaaatacCAGACTCTCTTGGAGGATATAGTTTTGGTTTGTTGGTGACCTCTTATATGCCAACTGTCTAATTACAAAACAAACCATTGAGTTGAGAAGGATTGGGCTAATTACTACCAGGCAAAAGCGCACCAAGTCATGAAGATTATGGCACCGTATACTTGTCTAGTGAAAGCTTCTAGGTGATGCAGTTTATTATTAGGGTTAAAACGTTGATCGTGGCATAAAACCTAGGTGTCAAAATAGGTGACTCAATACTTCAGTAGTgattgattattgatttttgtttcaagaCAAGAGAGATAGATcatgatgataaaataaaatataaaaatattttttgttttattttagaaatatattaagaagagtttttttattattatttttattaccatGAAGCTTAACATCTTCAAAATGACAAATAGAgatattttttcctttgttttataTTGAGTGTTAAAATGATAACTTCTCCacgggtaaaaaaaatatatttatggttAAGAagataatatcattaaattatttattcaaatatatataataataaaataattaa is a window of Populus nigra chromosome 10, ddPopNigr1.1, whole genome shotgun sequence DNA encoding:
- the LOC133705837 gene encoding uncharacterized protein LOC133705837, translating into MADSLSASGRSAEKVSLQSLQSKMKIDPEGYETELGLVYNQFKSALDLFQQQAALSFASSSGVCADPTIYKDLSDRATFLSHVTPFYPKQLAEFPAELAEFLKSSARTLPSGLRCHVTQALILLINRDMVDISETLALFMELQTLGDRTLRNLAFTHVVHSIRRMNKKHKNEAKNRALQNILFSLLQQDDEARAKRALITLCELHRRKVWFDDRTANSICMACFHSSSRIMIAALSFLLDYEKIEDNDNDDSDASSGEDDPNPRTAQVVISKESIYKAHNKGTVASKKKKKAKLQRAIRSMKRQQRLSSENNNSNYYSPFNHLKDAQGFAERLFSRLQTCNERFEVKMMMLKVIARTVGLHRLILLNFYPFLQKYVQPHQRDITNLLAAAVQACHDLVPPDAVEPLFKQIVNQFVHDHSRPEAIAVGLNVIREICLRIPLLMNEDLLQDLVLYKKSHEKAVSIAARSLITLFREVCPSLLIKKDRGRPIDPKARPKAYGEVNIVSSVPGVELLEELDDDDDDDEDKEDSDDVDDLASRGSDDDSENEEMVSASDEGDQIYSDDAESEDGDVQDGSVDEDGDDAVDNDSGGGEGEDEDEDQDQEENDEDSYARAIINKVNKSTARKRKFSDFDGQLLAADTSLRALKKMTEEKLKKPPSDSTDGILSNEDFQRIKELTAKKDARIALNRQGFKVPSSDDLSAKRVDPATLEVHVRARLNKEERLALVRAGREDRESYKSRIAVKQKKTGGQSNRQKEHKKQMPLAAKRAKVARSRQEKKRKQSLSGKQFRGKKAWK